The following are from one region of the Sandaracinus amylolyticus genome:
- a CDS encoding TetR/AcrR family transcriptional regulator, with translation MTAIAPRKRPVQARSKATVEAILEASARVLVAGGYAELTTTRVAAAAGVGIGTLYQYFPSKEALVVALLERSMSDLERAIGAAMGALEEPTLDDTIEAMIDGLLAAKRARPELKAALRRQLPKVEGEALVRTTMRKLQSLVRAALDAHADELPGVDRELAAAVLTTAVEGAVSSALDFAPRLLKSREFRDAMVDLVRGYLREAMRKAKKRAR, from the coding sequence ATGACCGCGATCGCGCCGAGAAAGCGGCCCGTCCAGGCGAGGTCGAAGGCGACCGTCGAGGCCATCCTCGAGGCGAGCGCTCGGGTTCTGGTCGCGGGCGGCTACGCCGAGCTCACCACGACGCGCGTCGCGGCGGCGGCCGGCGTGGGGATCGGCACGCTCTACCAGTACTTCCCGTCGAAGGAGGCGCTGGTCGTCGCGCTGCTCGAGCGGAGCATGAGCGACCTCGAGCGCGCGATCGGCGCCGCGATGGGGGCGCTCGAGGAGCCGACGCTCGACGACACGATCGAGGCGATGATCGACGGGCTCCTCGCCGCGAAGCGGGCGCGGCCGGAGCTCAAGGCCGCGCTGCGCAGACAGCTCCCGAAGGTCGAGGGCGAGGCGCTGGTGCGCACCACGATGCGGAAGCTGCAGTCGCTGGTGCGTGCCGCGCTCGACGCGCACGCCGACGAGCTGCCCGGTGTGGATCGCGAGCTCGCGGCGGCGGTGCTCACGACCGCGGTCGAGGGCGCGGTGTCGTCGGCGCTCGACTTCGCGCCACGGCTCCTGAAGTCGCGCGAGTTCCGCGACGCGATGGTCGATCTCGTGCGCGGTTATCTGCGCGAGGCGATGAGGAAGGCGAAGAAGCGCGCTCGCTGA
- a CDS encoding glycosyltransferase family 4 protein: MKITFVLPVFDLSGGVRVVAQYAQRLHERGHEVLVVGCPPVSPRLRTRLRSWARGRGAGPHPTQGASHLDGLDVPHRLLDRARPVRASDLPDADVVVATWWETAEWVAALPPRKGVKVHFVQNDEAHPEWLAPSQRARAVSAMRLPLAKITISRSLDRMLREAHGAKDVAVVPNAVELDVFHARPRGKRARPTVGLLYSDNPLKGVDVSLRALELVKRAVPELQIVAFGVHAPVPALPLPPGTRFEQRPPQHLIRTLYASCDVWLCGSRCEGYHLPPLEAMACRVPVVSTRVGGPDDNVIDGENGYLVAIEDAEALAARTIGVLCASPEQWREMSDAAHRTATSWTYDDATRALEHALERCIARSPVRALHRPAPPPRVTRFASELAMRVRAAMGA; the protein is encoded by the coding sequence ATGAAGATCACGTTCGTCCTACCGGTGTTCGATCTCTCGGGCGGCGTACGCGTCGTCGCGCAGTACGCGCAGCGGCTCCACGAGCGAGGGCACGAGGTGCTCGTCGTCGGATGCCCGCCCGTGTCGCCCAGGCTGCGCACGCGGCTCCGCAGCTGGGCTCGTGGACGCGGCGCGGGACCGCATCCCACGCAGGGAGCGTCGCACCTCGACGGCCTCGACGTGCCGCATCGACTGCTCGACCGCGCGAGGCCGGTGCGCGCATCCGATCTGCCCGACGCCGACGTCGTCGTCGCGACGTGGTGGGAGACGGCGGAGTGGGTCGCGGCGCTCCCGCCGCGCAAAGGCGTGAAGGTGCACTTCGTCCAGAACGACGAGGCGCACCCCGAGTGGCTCGCGCCTTCGCAGCGCGCGCGCGCCGTGTCCGCGATGCGCCTTCCGCTCGCGAAGATCACGATCTCGCGATCGCTCGATCGCATGCTGCGCGAGGCCCACGGCGCGAAGGACGTGGCGGTCGTGCCGAACGCGGTCGAGCTCGACGTCTTCCACGCGCGCCCGCGCGGCAAACGAGCGCGACCGACCGTCGGTCTGCTCTACTCGGACAACCCGCTGAAGGGCGTCGACGTGAGCCTGCGCGCGCTCGAGCTCGTGAAGCGCGCGGTGCCCGAGCTGCAGATCGTCGCGTTCGGCGTGCACGCGCCGGTGCCTGCGCTGCCGCTGCCTCCGGGCACGCGCTTCGAGCAGCGACCGCCGCAGCACCTCATCCGCACGCTCTACGCGTCGTGCGACGTGTGGCTGTGCGGCAGCCGATGCGAGGGCTATCACCTGCCGCCGCTCGAAGCGATGGCGTGCCGGGTGCCCGTGGTGTCGACGCGCGTCGGCGGCCCCGACGACAACGTGATCGACGGCGAGAACGGATACCTCGTGGCGATCGAGGACGCGGAAGCGCTCGCGGCGCGCACGATCGGCGTGCTCTGCGCGAGCCCCGAGCAGTGGCGCGAGATGTCGGACGCGGCCCATCGCACCGCGACGTCGTGGACCTACGACGACGCGACGCGCGCGCTCGAGCACGCGCTCGAGCGATGCATCGCTCGCTCGCCCGTGCGCGCGCTGCACCGCCCTGCCCCGCCGCCGCGCGTCACGCGTTTCGCGAGCGAGCTCGCGATGCGGGTGCGCGCCGCGATGGGCGCGTGA
- a CDS encoding SDR family oxidoreductase: MELKDVKAIVTGGAQGMGAHFAKRLAEAGAQVAAGDVNEQALAELPPGIHRRRLDVSDTKDCAAFVKWAADAMGGVNVLVNNAGILRDGLLVKKDKATGEVVTLSDDQWNAVIAVNLTGATVMVRETVAEMVRRDQRPGVVISMSSVARHGNRGQSNYVSAKAALAANAVTWCREFAAFGIRAVAIAPGMVETPMTRGMNPKAREALVASIPVGRIGEPEDLWKAVKFSIECEYFNGYCIDVDGGLSM; encoded by the coding sequence ATGGAGCTCAAGGACGTCAAGGCGATCGTCACCGGTGGCGCGCAGGGCATGGGCGCGCACTTCGCGAAGCGTCTCGCGGAGGCGGGCGCGCAGGTCGCGGCCGGCGACGTGAACGAGCAGGCGCTCGCGGAGCTGCCGCCGGGGATCCACCGCCGTCGCCTCGACGTGAGCGACACCAAGGACTGCGCCGCGTTCGTGAAGTGGGCGGCCGACGCGATGGGCGGCGTGAACGTGCTCGTGAACAACGCGGGCATCCTGCGCGACGGCCTCCTGGTGAAGAAGGACAAGGCGACCGGCGAGGTCGTCACGCTCTCCGACGATCAGTGGAACGCGGTCATCGCGGTGAACCTGACCGGCGCGACGGTGATGGTGCGCGAGACGGTCGCGGAGATGGTGCGTCGCGATCAGCGCCCGGGCGTCGTGATCTCGATGTCGTCGGTCGCGCGCCACGGCAACCGCGGGCAGAGCAACTACGTGAGCGCGAAGGCCGCGCTCGCCGCGAACGCGGTGACGTGGTGCCGCGAGTTCGCGGCGTTCGGCATCCGCGCGGTCGCGATCGCGCCGGGCATGGTCGAGACGCCGATGACGCGCGGCATGAACCCGAAGGCGCGCGAGGCGCTCGTCGCGTCGATCCCGGTCGGCCGCATCGGTGAGCCCGAGGACCTCTGGAAGGCCGTGAAATTCTCGATCGAGTGCGAGTACTTCAACGGCTACTGCATCGACGTCGACGGCGGCCTGTCGATGTGA
- a CDS encoding DUF2378 family protein — MTHRAPRFDRPIDVEEHIRLLPHGASCKGLFFNDPIARLRRVDPRHPILASNQIAGRRYVPFFDYPYSDFMRLLVATARAVYPSAPLGEGLRRLGGAGYQALLESQVGKVLFGVFGSSFAQVARVGARGWAVSVSFGRVELEDVGERHIRYHFHELPAFLETYQVGAVEGAMSACGVEGEVRVDLRDLGSGSFDVQWSAD, encoded by the coding sequence ATGACCCATCGCGCGCCGCGCTTCGATCGGCCCATCGACGTGGAGGAGCACATCCGTCTCCTCCCTCACGGCGCGTCGTGCAAGGGGCTCTTCTTCAACGATCCGATCGCGCGACTGCGACGCGTCGATCCGCGCCATCCGATCCTCGCGTCGAACCAGATCGCGGGGCGCCGCTACGTGCCGTTCTTCGACTATCCGTACTCCGACTTCATGCGCTTGCTCGTCGCGACCGCGCGCGCGGTGTATCCGTCGGCGCCGCTCGGAGAGGGCCTGCGACGTCTCGGTGGCGCGGGCTATCAGGCGCTGCTCGAGAGCCAGGTCGGCAAGGTGCTCTTCGGCGTGTTCGGATCGAGCTTCGCGCAGGTCGCGCGCGTCGGCGCGCGCGGCTGGGCGGTGTCGGTGAGCTTCGGTCGCGTCGAGCTCGAAGACGTCGGCGAGCGACACATCCGATATCACTTCCACGAGCTGCCGGCGTTCCTCGAGACCTATCAGGTCGGCGCGGTCGAGGGAGCAATGAGCGCGTGTGGCGTCGAGGGCGAGGTGCGCGTGGACCTGCGCGATCTCGGCAGCGGCAGCTTCGACGTGCAGTGGTCCGCGGATTGA
- a CDS encoding NAD-dependent epimerase/dehydratase family protein, whose translation MKIFVTGATGLLGHHVVHQLRGAGHEVIGLVRSDAKARRMIGATGARWVVGDVRDVGAFAHELEGCDAVVHTAAYFREYYQPGDHAMLLEDVNVKATLALMREADARGVARFVHTSSSGTIGAKPDGSPGDEDTPPPAIAQENLYFRSKVEGDAKIRAFTPASGMRVIEILPGWMWGPGDEGPTNAGRLALDFLARRLPGVPPGGTSVVDARDVASATVAAAQRGAHGARYIVGGRPLTLAQIVGSLERASGIAAPRLRIPFWFLMIYATLAELWSRATGRSVTITRVGVKTMRDGHLVSSARAERDLGVRFRSFDETARDVVAWYREHPLAV comes from the coding sequence ATGAAGATCTTCGTCACGGGAGCGACCGGGCTCCTCGGGCACCACGTGGTGCACCAGCTGCGCGGGGCCGGGCACGAGGTGATCGGCCTCGTGCGCTCCGACGCCAAGGCACGCCGCATGATCGGCGCGACCGGCGCGCGCTGGGTCGTGGGCGACGTGCGCGACGTCGGCGCGTTCGCACACGAGCTCGAGGGCTGCGACGCGGTGGTGCACACCGCGGCGTACTTCCGCGAGTACTACCAGCCCGGCGATCACGCGATGCTGCTCGAGGACGTGAACGTGAAGGCGACGCTCGCGCTGATGCGCGAGGCCGACGCGCGCGGCGTCGCGCGCTTCGTGCACACGAGCTCGAGCGGCACGATCGGCGCGAAGCCCGATGGATCGCCGGGCGACGAGGACACGCCGCCGCCCGCGATCGCGCAGGAGAACCTCTACTTCCGCAGCAAGGTCGAGGGCGACGCGAAGATCCGCGCGTTCACGCCGGCGAGCGGGATGCGCGTGATCGAGATCCTGCCCGGCTGGATGTGGGGACCGGGCGACGAGGGCCCGACGAACGCGGGCCGCCTCGCGCTCGACTTCCTCGCGCGCCGGCTGCCCGGTGTGCCGCCGGGAGGCACCTCGGTGGTCGACGCGCGCGACGTGGCGAGCGCGACCGTCGCCGCGGCGCAGCGAGGCGCCCATGGCGCGCGCTACATCGTCGGCGGTCGGCCGCTCACGCTCGCGCAGATCGTCGGGTCGCTCGAGCGCGCGAGCGGGATCGCCGCGCCGCGGCTGCGCATCCCGTTCTGGTTCTTGATGATCTACGCGACGCTCGCCGAGCTCTGGTCGCGGGCCACCGGACGCTCGGTGACGATCACCCGCGTCGGCGTGAAGACCATGCGCGACGGGCACCTCGTGAGCTCGGCGCGCGCCGAGCGCGATCTCGGCGTGCGCTTCCGGAGCTTCGACGAGACCGCGCGCGACGTCGTGGCGTGGTACCGCGAGCACCCGCTCGCGGTGTGA
- a CDS encoding TlpA family protein disulfide reductase, producing the protein MRTVRLVISFALLVVQLAGCGSNDAGDPDAGSTTADSGDPAQCAPPEGPYGTSEGRTLRPFTLNRCDGTPFEFYGAAEGYCDATFTVLTIAAGWCQPCHMEAALIQSNIAEAYADRGVRVVQVLIQDPGPAPPTPAYCQQWVENYGITFPELTDPNQLTQIYFPDNALPATLIVDSNGVIVHHEVGVSNELETITAALDRLLGE; encoded by the coding sequence ATGCGCACCGTTCGTCTCGTCATCTCGTTCGCTCTCCTCGTCGTCCAGCTCGCGGGCTGCGGCTCGAACGACGCGGGAGATCCCGACGCCGGCTCGACCACGGCGGACTCCGGCGACCCCGCGCAGTGCGCGCCCCCCGAGGGTCCGTACGGCACGAGCGAAGGGCGCACGCTGCGCCCGTTCACGCTGAACCGCTGCGACGGCACGCCGTTCGAGTTCTATGGCGCCGCCGAGGGTTATTGCGACGCGACCTTCACGGTCCTGACGATCGCGGCCGGCTGGTGCCAACCCTGTCACATGGAAGCCGCGCTCATCCAGTCGAACATCGCGGAGGCGTACGCCGATCGCGGTGTCCGCGTGGTCCAGGTCCTGATCCAGGATCCCGGGCCCGCGCCTCCGACGCCCGCGTACTGCCAGCAGTGGGTCGAGAACTACGGGATCACGTTCCCCGAGCTGACCGATCCCAACCAGCTCACCCAGATCTACTTCCCCGACAACGCGCTGCCCGCCACGCTGATCGTCGACTCGAACGGCGTGATCGTGCACCACGAGGTCGGCGTCTCGAACGAGCTCGAGACGATCACCGCCGCGCTCGATCGACTGCTCGGCGAGTGA
- the glgX gene encoding glycogen debranching protein GlgX gives MNDARRHSAPAESRPGEPEPLGATWDGTGTNFCVFSDVAERVELCLFDDAGHERRVEMLERTGYRWHCFLPDVGPGTRYGYRVHGPWDPSRGHRCNPQKLLLDPYAKSIVGDVSAAPETLGHRESDENVRDDRDSAPFVPRSVVTHPFFDWGHDRPPRVPWHDTVLYELHVKGFTARHPAIPPALRGTYAGLAHPAAIDHLVRLGVTSVELMPIHTFASEPHLVRRGLVNYWGYNTIGYFAPHAGYARRGADPISELKSAIKAMHEARIEVLLDVVYNHTGEGDHRGPTLCFRGLDNASYYRLDPQNPSRYQDFTGCGNTLDATQPHVLQLIMDSLRHWVEEFHVDGFRFDLAAALARGEHGAAGLSSFLDVVQQDPIVSRVKLIAEPWDIGWDGYHVGRFPPHWSEWNGKYRDAVRRFWRADPGSVGELATRVAGSADLYANNGRRPFASVNFVTAHDGFTLRDLVSYERKHNERNGEDNRDGTSDNRSDNHGVEGPTDDPTINALRARQQRNFLATIFLSQGVPLLLAGDEMGRSQLGNNNAYCLDDETSWVDWNGRDRALLEHTRALLALRRAHPVFRRHTFFRGDGDVAWYRHDGAPMSEREWTTPHVRSLGMHLDGMRIGARDASGAPLVGDSFYVFFCAQRGPIELRLPRALAGDEWFVALDSSGAREEGGAVHGPLALEGPLVLVLQQVRPRSSLVP, from the coding sequence ATGAACGACGCGCGGCGCCACTCCGCACCTGCCGAGAGCCGCCCCGGCGAGCCCGAGCCGCTCGGGGCGACGTGGGACGGCACCGGCACGAACTTCTGCGTCTTCTCCGACGTGGCGGAGCGTGTCGAGCTCTGCCTCTTCGACGACGCGGGCCACGAGCGGCGCGTCGAGATGCTCGAGCGCACCGGCTATCGCTGGCACTGCTTCCTGCCCGACGTGGGGCCGGGCACGCGCTACGGCTATCGCGTCCACGGGCCCTGGGATCCTTCGCGCGGGCATCGCTGCAACCCGCAGAAGCTGCTGCTCGATCCCTACGCGAAGTCGATCGTCGGCGACGTCTCGGCCGCGCCCGAGACCCTCGGTCATCGCGAGAGCGACGAGAACGTGCGCGACGATCGCGACAGCGCGCCCTTCGTGCCGCGCTCGGTCGTGACCCATCCGTTCTTCGACTGGGGCCACGATCGTCCGCCGCGCGTGCCGTGGCACGACACCGTGCTCTACGAGCTGCACGTGAAGGGCTTCACCGCGCGGCACCCCGCGATCCCGCCCGCGCTGCGCGGCACCTACGCGGGCCTCGCGCACCCCGCGGCGATCGATCACCTCGTGCGCCTCGGCGTGACGAGCGTCGAGCTCATGCCGATCCACACGTTCGCGAGCGAGCCGCACCTCGTGCGACGCGGGCTCGTGAACTACTGGGGCTACAACACGATCGGCTACTTCGCGCCCCACGCGGGCTATGCACGTCGCGGCGCCGATCCGATCAGCGAGCTCAAGAGCGCGATCAAGGCGATGCACGAAGCGCGCATCGAGGTGCTGCTCGACGTCGTCTACAACCACACCGGCGAGGGCGATCACCGAGGCCCGACGCTGTGCTTCCGCGGGCTCGACAATGCGTCGTACTACCGCTTGGATCCGCAGAATCCGAGCCGCTATCAGGACTTCACGGGCTGCGGCAACACGCTCGACGCGACGCAGCCGCACGTGCTGCAGCTCATCATGGACTCGCTCCGCCACTGGGTGGAGGAGTTCCACGTCGACGGGTTCCGCTTCGATCTCGCGGCCGCGCTCGCGCGCGGAGAGCACGGCGCGGCGGGCCTCTCGTCGTTCCTCGACGTCGTGCAGCAGGACCCGATCGTCAGCCGCGTGAAGCTGATCGCGGAGCCCTGGGACATCGGGTGGGACGGCTATCACGTCGGGCGCTTCCCTCCGCACTGGAGCGAGTGGAACGGCAAGTACCGCGACGCGGTGCGTCGCTTCTGGCGCGCCGATCCCGGCAGCGTCGGTGAGCTCGCGACGCGCGTCGCGGGCAGTGCCGATCTCTACGCGAACAACGGCCGTCGACCCTTCGCGAGCGTGAACTTCGTGACCGCGCACGACGGCTTCACGCTGCGCGATCTCGTGAGCTACGAGCGCAAGCACAACGAGCGCAACGGCGAGGACAACCGCGACGGCACTAGCGACAACCGCAGCGACAACCACGGCGTCGAGGGCCCGACCGACGACCCGACGATCAACGCGCTGCGCGCACGACAGCAGCGCAACTTCCTCGCGACGATCTTCCTCTCGCAGGGCGTGCCGCTGCTGCTCGCGGGCGACGAGATGGGCCGCAGCCAGCTCGGCAACAACAACGCGTACTGCCTCGACGACGAGACGAGCTGGGTCGACTGGAACGGTCGCGATCGCGCGCTGCTCGAGCACACGCGCGCGCTGCTCGCGCTGCGGCGCGCGCATCCGGTGTTCCGCCGGCACACGTTCTTCCGTGGCGACGGAGACGTCGCTTGGTACCGTCACGACGGCGCGCCGATGTCCGAGCGCGAGTGGACGACGCCGCACGTGCGCAGCCTCGGGATGCACCTCGACGGCATGCGGATCGGAGCGCGCGACGCGAGCGGCGCGCCGCTCGTGGGCGACTCGTTCTACGTCTTCTTCTGCGCGCAGCGCGGTCCGATCGAGCTGCGGCTGCCGCGCGCGCTCGCGGGCGACGAGTGGTTCGTGGCGCTCGACTCGAGCGGGGCGCGCGAGGAGGGCGGCGCGGTGCACGGACCGCTCGCCCTCGAAGGGCCGCTCGTGCTGGTGCTGCAGCAGGTGCGGCCCCGCTCGTCGCTCGTGCCGTGA
- a CDS encoding alpha/beta hydrolase family protein, producing the protein MRALLSLALLALLTSCGARTTTMTTPPPEPTTTPPTTEIAAGPPRPEDVPQVGSVQVGLAGATEPDVVRYLLVRTAYAGRLAPDGSWLSFRSSITGEPQLWTVSSEGGWPEQRTFGQSVTFHDVSPAGDWIAYGTDRAGNEREGFYLVRPDGTHERELLPPSESFRAFGGFSRDGSKIAYATTDGSSDRFVIHVVDLASGQDREVHAGGVGYYVAAWRPDGGALVIGEIRGEDANDLHLLDLASGELTTLFAPREEPSTYSSIEWLPDSSGFYLVSDQGRDFAALAFVDARTRALSFVETPAHDVEQVAVSHDGRVLAWTENTGGRSTLQVRDRRTNRAMPIPADLPPGTYRIAFAEHADVMSIDVSSPRVPGDVWIWDLRDRSLRRATRSTLAGIDATALVEPEHVDFPARDGETIHGLLYLPPGERTSLPPVLLNVHGGPTAQARPAFSAVQQYLLARGIAIFDLNFRGSTGYGKRYARLDNQRSRPNAVNDMADALDWLAGSGRVDASRAAVMGGSYGGFMTFAALVHFPDRFRAGVSFVGVSDWVTALEGASPQLRASDRLEYGDIDDPGDREFFVQLSPITHIERMRAPLLVEHGANDPRDPVSESDRFVRAARAQGVEVEYLRFPDEGHGVRQLRNRVHMYRQIAAFLERHLR; encoded by the coding sequence ATGCGCGCCCTCCTCTCTCTCGCGCTGCTCGCGCTCCTCACGAGCTGCGGCGCTCGCACCACCACGATGACGACACCTCCTCCCGAGCCCACCACGACTCCACCGACCACCGAGATCGCCGCGGGCCCACCGCGCCCCGAAGACGTGCCCCAGGTCGGCTCGGTGCAGGTCGGCCTCGCGGGCGCGACCGAGCCCGACGTCGTTCGTTATCTGCTGGTCCGCACTGCGTACGCGGGACGCCTCGCGCCCGACGGATCGTGGCTCTCGTTCCGCAGCTCGATCACCGGCGAGCCGCAGCTCTGGACCGTCTCGTCGGAAGGCGGCTGGCCCGAGCAGCGCACGTTCGGACAGTCGGTCACGTTCCACGACGTCTCGCCCGCGGGTGATTGGATCGCGTACGGCACCGATCGCGCCGGCAACGAGCGCGAGGGCTTCTACCTCGTGCGCCCCGACGGAACACACGAGCGCGAGCTGCTCCCGCCGAGCGAGTCGTTCCGCGCGTTCGGCGGCTTCTCGCGCGACGGATCGAAGATCGCGTACGCGACGACCGACGGCTCGAGCGATCGCTTCGTGATCCACGTCGTCGATCTCGCGAGCGGCCAGGACCGCGAGGTGCACGCGGGCGGCGTCGGCTACTACGTCGCGGCGTGGCGTCCCGACGGCGGCGCGCTGGTGATCGGCGAGATCCGCGGGGAGGACGCGAACGATCTGCACCTGCTCGATCTCGCGAGCGGCGAGCTCACCACGCTCTTCGCGCCGCGCGAGGAGCCCTCGACGTACTCGTCGATCGAGTGGCTGCCCGACTCGAGCGGGTTCTATCTCGTCAGCGACCAAGGTCGGGACTTCGCCGCGCTCGCGTTCGTCGACGCGCGGACGCGCGCGCTCTCGTTCGTCGAGACCCCCGCGCACGACGTCGAGCAGGTCGCGGTCTCGCACGACGGGCGCGTGCTCGCGTGGACCGAGAACACCGGCGGTCGCTCCACGCTGCAGGTGCGCGATCGCCGCACGAACCGTGCGATGCCGATCCCCGCGGACCTGCCGCCCGGCACCTATCGCATCGCGTTCGCGGAGCACGCCGACGTGATGTCGATCGACGTGTCGAGCCCGCGCGTGCCCGGCGACGTGTGGATCTGGGATCTGCGCGATCGCTCGCTGCGTCGCGCGACACGCTCGACGCTCGCGGGCATCGATGCGACGGCGCTCGTCGAGCCCGAGCACGTCGACTTCCCGGCGCGCGACGGCGAGACGATCCACGGCCTGCTCTATCTGCCGCCCGGTGAGCGCACGTCGTTGCCGCCGGTGCTGCTCAACGTGCACGGAGGGCCGACCGCGCAGGCGCGCCCGGCGTTCTCCGCGGTGCAGCAATATCTGCTCGCGCGTGGGATCGCGATCTTCGATCTCAACTTCCGCGGATCGACGGGATATGGAAAGCGCTATGCGCGCCTCGACAACCAGCGATCGCGACCGAACGCAGTGAACGACATGGCGGACGCGCTCGACTGGCTCGCTGGAAGCGGGAGAGTCGACGCGTCACGCGCCGCGGTGATGGGCGGCAGCTACGGCGGATTCATGACGTTCGCCGCACTGGTGCACTTCCCCGATCGATTCCGCGCCGGCGTCTCGTTCGTCGGAGTCAGCGACTGGGTCACTGCGCTCGAGGGTGCCAGTCCGCAACTGCGCGCCTCGGATCGACTGGAGTACGGCGACATCGACGATCCGGGAGATCGCGAGTTCTTCGTGCAGCTCTCGCCGATCACGCACATCGAGCGGATGCGCGCGCCGCTCCTCGTCGAGCACGGCGCGAACGATCCGCGCGATCCGGTGAGCGAGTCCGATCGCTTCGTGCGCGCGGCGCGCGCGCAGGGGGTCGAGGTCGAGTACCTGCGCTTCCCCGACGAAGGTCACGGGGTGCGTCAGCTCCGCAATCGCGTGCACATGTATCGGCAGATCGCCGCGTTCCTCGAGCGGCATCTCCGCTAG
- a CDS encoding STAS/SEC14 domain-containing protein encodes MARVEKRASYLLVVEGDDDITAEQMREYLDEVDRAAERAGTKSVMFDARGNHGPYVADVHAERWAFLTVRTKLERVAVLLPRELDVSRVNMTAIAKRGKARVRAFADEASAEKWLASG; translated from the coding sequence GTGGCGCGCGTGGAGAAGCGCGCGTCGTACCTGCTCGTCGTGGAGGGCGACGACGACATCACGGCCGAGCAGATGCGCGAGTACCTCGACGAGGTGGACCGCGCGGCCGAGCGCGCCGGCACCAAGAGCGTGATGTTCGACGCGCGCGGCAACCACGGCCCCTACGTCGCCGACGTGCACGCCGAGCGCTGGGCGTTCCTCACCGTGCGCACGAAGCTCGAGCGCGTGGCGGTGCTCCTGCCGCGCGAGCTCGACGTGTCGCGCGTCAACATGACGGCGATCGCCAAGCGCGGGAAGGCGCGCGTGCGCGCGTTCGCCGACGAGGCCTCCGCCGAGAAGTGGCTCGCGAGCGGCTGA
- a CDS encoding prepilin-type N-terminal cleavage/methylation domain-containing protein, translated as MSPTKRAARRRRRAGMTLVEVMIVVIIMAMIATAVGMAVLPALIDSRERQARADAATMQSAAVAYLASTGSRDCPTTSELMESRMLNGQGRARDPWDHEFVIECEGGDVWVRSMGADGQPGTEDDIL; from the coding sequence ATGAGCCCGACGAAGAGAGCAGCGCGGCGGAGGCGTCGCGCCGGCATGACGTTGGTCGAGGTGATGATCGTCGTGATCATCATGGCGATGATCGCGACCGCGGTCGGCATGGCCGTGCTGCCCGCGTTGATCGACTCGCGCGAGCGGCAGGCGCGCGCCGACGCCGCGACGATGCAGAGCGCGGCAGTCGCGTACCTCGCGAGCACGGGCTCGCGCGACTGCCCGACCACGAGCGAGCTGATGGAGTCGCGCATGCTCAACGGGCAAGGCCGCGCGCGCGATCCCTGGGACCACGAGTTCGTGATCGAGTGCGAGGGCGGCGACGTCTGGGTGCGCTCGATGGGCGCCGACGGTCAGCCGGGCACCGAGGACGACATCCTCTGA
- a CDS encoding phosphatase PAP2 family protein, whose translation MRRRLVLVSLAVVGVALSHRVASAQSVDARRTPVVPYAGSALTGSLVTLGSGVRLFLFTPTIEQRMVAGTWRGGVLLDEPFRGAFRLRGVDAQEIARVISDVSLMVTVFQAAAIDATLVPLVQGDPDLAWQASAAYALALGLTLSVGQVIKLGAGRARPYSRECTEDPSRPGCTDGQDTYQSFYSLHTGVAFTSAGFSCAMHASRGLYGDAAADGASCAVSVAMAATTGMLRVLSDRHYLSDVLVGALTGFLVGYLVPLAIVPERGEQHAGHREAPDVTWAVAPLLSTSTSSTSGQTVGASVFGTF comes from the coding sequence GTGAGGAGAAGGCTGGTCCTGGTCTCGCTCGCGGTCGTGGGCGTCGCGCTGTCGCATCGCGTCGCGTCCGCACAATCGGTCGACGCGCGACGCACGCCCGTCGTGCCGTACGCCGGCTCGGCGCTCACCGGGAGCCTCGTCACGCTCGGCTCGGGCGTGCGGCTCTTCCTCTTCACGCCGACCATCGAGCAGCGCATGGTCGCGGGCACGTGGCGCGGCGGCGTGCTCCTCGACGAGCCATTCCGCGGTGCGTTCCGGCTGCGCGGCGTCGACGCGCAGGAGATCGCGCGCGTGATCAGCGACGTCTCGCTGATGGTGACCGTGTTCCAGGCTGCGGCGATCGACGCCACGCTCGTGCCGCTGGTGCAGGGCGATCCCGATCTCGCGTGGCAGGCGAGCGCGGCGTACGCGCTCGCGCTCGGCCTCACGCTGAGCGTGGGACAGGTGATCAAGCTCGGCGCGGGGCGCGCCCGACCGTACTCGCGCGAGTGCACGGAGGACCCGTCGCGACCGGGGTGCACCGACGGTCAGGACACGTACCAGTCGTTCTACAGCCTGCACACCGGCGTCGCGTTCACGTCGGCGGGCTTCTCGTGCGCGATGCACGCGTCGCGCGGGCTCTACGGCGATGCCGCGGCGGACGGCGCGTCGTGCGCGGTCTCCGTCGCGATGGCGGCGACGACCGGCATGCTGCGCGTGCTGTCCGATCGACACTATCTGTCCGACGTGCTCGTCGGCGCGCTCACCGGATTCCTGGTCGGCTATCTCGTGCCGCTCGCGATCGTGCCCGAGCGCGGCGAGCAGCACGCCGGTCACCGCGAGGCGCCCGACGTGACGTGGGCCGTCGCGCCGCTGCTCTCGACGTCGACGTCGAGCACCAGCGGCCAGACCGTCGGCGCCAGTGTGTTCGGGACGTTCTAG